From the genome of Cryptococcus neoformans var. neoformans B-3501A chromosome 1, whole genome shotgun sequence, one region includes:
- a CDS encoding hypothetical protein (Match to ESTs gb|CF190300.1|CF190300, gb|CF190299.1|CF190299; Similar to gi|46098220|gb|EAK83453.1| hypothetical protein UM02415.1 [Ustilago maydis 521], FASTA scores: opt: 668, E(): 1.5e-36, (54.335% identity (82.659% similar) in 173 aa overlap (1-173:1-170)); HMMPfam hit to Anti-silence, Anti-silencing protein, ASF1-like, score: 264.6, E(): 1.6e-76), whose protein sequence is MSIVNIRNIELLNNPAKFDDPYNFRIKFEAIAPLVEDLDWRLIYVGSASSEEFDQELDNCSVGPIPAGINAFDFSAPAPAHHLLPSVEPDEILGVTVIIITASYREKEFVRVGYYVNTYYEDEELKENPPSVVQWDKLHRNVLIEKPKVTRFQNNWDSAPQLNTFDGQQPAAELPPSGGNPELFNAPLPPPVQRATAAGGMDVDQPMA, encoded by the exons ATG TCCATT GTAAACATTCGCAACATCGAGCTCCTTAATAACCCCGCCAAGTTTGACGATCCATACAACTTTAGGATCAAATTTGAAGCCATCGCACCTTTGGTAGAAG ACTTGGATTGGAGGTTGATCTACGTTGGAAGCGCTTCTTCTGAGGAATTTGACCAAGAACTTGATAACTGCTCTG TTGGTCCTATCCCCGCCGGTATAAACGCTTTCGACTTTTCAGCCCCTGCTCCTgcccaccatcttctcccctccGTCGAGCCAGATGAGATTCTCGGAGTGACTGTTATAATCATCACCGCTTCATACCGTGAAAAGGAATTTGTCAGAGTGGGATACTACGTCAACACGTACTacgaggacgaagagtTAAAGGAGAATCCTCCGAGCGTAGTGCAATGGGATAAGCTCCATAGGAACGTATTGATTGAGAAGCCCAAGGTTACTAG ATTCCAAAACAACTGGGACTCTGCCCCTCAATTAAATACTTTCGACGGCCAACAACCTGCGGCTGAACTGCCACCTTCGGGCGGTAACCCCGAACTCTTCAACGCGCCTTTACCTCCACCTGTCCAACGAGCGACCGCCGCCGGAGGAATGGATGTTGATCAACCTATGGCATAG